A single region of the Geobacillus subterraneus genome encodes:
- a CDS encoding small, acid-soluble spore protein, alpha/beta type — protein sequence MGRRRGVMSQRLKEELAKELGFYDVVQREGWGAIRAKDAGNMVRLAIERAERQLAGKTE from the coding sequence TTGGGTCGACGCCGCGGAGTTATGTCGCAGCGCTTAAAGGAAGAGCTGGCAAAAGAGCTAGGCTTTTACGATGTCGTGCAGCGTGAAGGATGGGGAGCCATCCGCGCGAAAGACGCAGGAAACATGGTAAGATTGGCGATTGAACGGGCAGAACGGCAGCTGGCCGGGAAAACGGAATAG
- a CDS encoding 50S ribosomal protein L25/general stress protein Ctc, with protein MAIVLEAKERKDKKRSTLRRIRSQGGIPAVLYGKKVDNQMIFVSAADLEKALREGGRHSLITLKVDGGDYSVLLREMQRDPLRGELLHADFQAVDMSTEVDVDVEVRLVGEAPGVKDGGVLQQNLHELSIRVLPANIPPAIEVDISGLQVGDTVTVGDVQTGGTFEINHEPSEVIATILPPQQEEEIHSGEQQEPGQPDAEEGRETTPEE; from the coding sequence ATGGCGATTGTGTTGGAAGCGAAAGAACGCAAAGACAAAAAACGTTCAACATTGCGGCGTATTCGTTCGCAAGGAGGCATTCCGGCGGTATTGTACGGCAAAAAGGTCGATAATCAAATGATTTTTGTCAGCGCCGCGGATCTTGAAAAAGCGCTCCGTGAGGGTGGACGCCACAGCTTAATAACGCTGAAAGTCGACGGCGGCGATTACTCGGTGCTATTGCGTGAAATGCAGCGTGACCCGTTGCGGGGCGAGCTTCTTCACGCCGATTTTCAAGCGGTTGATATGTCGACAGAGGTTGACGTTGACGTGGAAGTCCGCTTAGTAGGTGAAGCGCCTGGGGTCAAGGATGGCGGCGTGTTGCAGCAAAACTTGCACGAGTTATCGATCCGCGTGTTGCCGGCGAACATTCCGCCTGCGATTGAAGTCGATATCTCCGGTTTGCAAGTCGGCGATACTGTCACGGTCGGCGATGTGCAAACAGGCGGAACATTTGAAATCAACCATGAGCCTTCTGAAGTGATCGCGACGATCTTGCCGCCGCAGCAGGAAGAAGAAATCCATAGCGGCGAACAGCAAGAGCCGGGACAGCCTGACGCTGAGGAAGGAAGGGAAACGACGCCAGAAGAGTGA
- the glmU gene encoding bifunctional UDP-N-acetylglucosamine diphosphorylase/glucosamine-1-phosphate N-acetyltransferase GlmU — protein sequence MVKRYAVILAAGQGTRMKSKLYKVLHPVCGKPMVQHVVDQVSKLGIEKMIAVVGFGAEQVKEQLGTRCEYALQEEQLGTAHAVMQAAPYLQHLEGITVVVCGDTPLITAETMEALLEHHRAAKAKATVLTAIADDPTGYGRIVRNSAGHVEKIVEHKDANEREREIREINTGTYCFDNQTLFQALTKVTNHNAQGEYYLTDVIEIIKADGGIVSAYQTPSFDETIGVNDRIALAEAERVMRDRICRQHMKNGVTIIDPACTYISAEVTIGRDTIIYPGTVIEGETIIGEDCSIGPHSEIKNCRIGHRTSIRHSVAHDSEIGNDVTIGPFAHIRPLSKIDDEVRIGNFVEVKKSTFGKGSKASHLSYIGDAEVGADVNLGCGSITVNYDGVHKYMTKIEDGAFVGCNVNLIAPVTIGQGAYVAAGSTVTDDVPGRALAIARARQVNKENYVDRLPGKKKS from the coding sequence ATGGTGAAGCGATATGCAGTCATTTTGGCGGCCGGACAAGGAACGAGGATGAAATCCAAACTGTATAAGGTGCTCCATCCTGTTTGCGGCAAGCCAATGGTTCAACACGTAGTAGACCAAGTGTCCAAGCTTGGGATAGAAAAAATGATTGCGGTAGTGGGGTTTGGGGCGGAGCAAGTGAAAGAACAGCTCGGCACCCGGTGTGAATACGCGCTGCAAGAAGAGCAACTTGGGACGGCGCATGCGGTGATGCAGGCCGCTCCGTATTTGCAACACCTTGAAGGGATCACCGTCGTTGTCTGCGGTGATACGCCGCTCATCACTGCCGAGACGATGGAAGCGCTGCTTGAGCATCATAGGGCCGCCAAGGCGAAGGCGACCGTATTGACGGCCATCGCTGACGACCCGACTGGATATGGCCGCATTGTCCGCAACAGTGCCGGCCACGTCGAGAAAATCGTTGAACATAAAGATGCAAATGAACGGGAGCGGGAAATCCGCGAGATTAACACAGGAACATATTGCTTCGATAACCAGACATTGTTTCAAGCGCTTACAAAAGTAACAAATCATAATGCCCAAGGCGAATATTATTTAACCGATGTGATTGAAATTATAAAAGCAGATGGCGGCATTGTATCTGCTTATCAGACGCCGTCGTTTGATGAAACGATCGGCGTCAATGACCGCATCGCCCTCGCTGAGGCAGAACGGGTGATGCGCGATCGCATTTGCCGTCAGCATATGAAAAACGGGGTCACGATCATTGACCCGGCTTGTACTTATATTTCCGCTGAGGTGACGATCGGGCGCGATACGATCATTTACCCCGGCACGGTCATCGAGGGCGAGACGATCATCGGCGAAGATTGCTCGATCGGCCCTCATTCAGAAATTAAAAACTGCCGCATCGGCCACCGCACGTCCATCCGTCACTCGGTCGCCCATGACAGCGAGATCGGCAACGATGTGACGATCGGTCCGTTCGCCCATATTCGCCCGCTGTCAAAAATTGATGACGAGGTGCGAATCGGCAACTTTGTCGAAGTGAAAAAATCGACGTTCGGCAAAGGAAGCAAAGCCTCGCATTTAAGCTACATCGGTGATGCGGAAGTTGGCGCCGATGTCAACCTCGGGTGTGGGTCGATTACCGTCAACTACGATGGCGTGCATAAATATATGACGAAAATTGAAGACGGTGCGTTTGTCGGCTGCAACGTCAATTTGATCGCGCCGGTTACGATCGGCCAAGGCGCTTACGTCGCTGCCGGATCGACGGTCACCGACGACGTCCCAGGGCGCGCGCTCGCCATCGCCCGCGCTCGGCAAGTGAATAAGGAAAACTATGTGGATCGCCTGCCAGGCAAGAAAAAATCTTAA
- a CDS encoding ribose-phosphate diphosphokinase, with translation MSECQHRLKLFALNSNMRLAKEIAEVMGIELGKCSVSRFSDGEIQINIEESIRGDDVFVIQSTSVPVNEHLMELLIMIDALKRASARTINIVMPYYGYARQDRKARSREPITAKLVANLLETAGASRVITLDLHAPQIQGFFDIPIDHLMGVPILADYFKSKQLDDVVIVSPDHGGVTRARKLADRLKAPLAIIDKRRPRPNAVEVMNIIGQVTGKTAILIDDIIDTAGTITLGANALVEHGAKEVYACCTHPVLSGPAIERIQNSKIKELVVTNSIALPEEKKIDKIVELSVAPLIAEAITRVYEMKSVSVLFD, from the coding sequence ATGTCTGAATGCCAGCACCGATTAAAGTTGTTCGCCCTTAACTCGAACATGAGGTTAGCGAAAGAAATTGCCGAAGTCATGGGGATCGAGCTTGGCAAATGTTCTGTGTCCCGCTTCAGCGATGGGGAAATTCAAATCAACATCGAAGAAAGCATCCGCGGCGACGATGTGTTTGTCATCCAATCGACGAGCGTGCCGGTCAACGAGCATTTAATGGAACTGCTGATTATGATCGATGCGTTAAAGCGTGCTTCGGCGCGCACGATCAATATCGTGATGCCATACTACGGCTATGCACGCCAAGACCGAAAAGCGCGCTCGCGTGAGCCGATTACCGCGAAGCTCGTAGCCAACCTGCTGGAAACGGCCGGGGCGTCGCGCGTCATTACGCTCGATTTGCATGCCCCACAAATCCAAGGATTTTTCGATATCCCGATCGACCATTTGATGGGTGTCCCGATTTTGGCGGATTACTTTAAAAGCAAACAGTTGGATGACGTCGTCATTGTATCCCCGGACCATGGCGGCGTAACGCGGGCGCGCAAGCTGGCTGACCGCCTGAAAGCGCCGCTCGCTATTATCGACAAGCGGCGGCCGCGGCCGAACGCTGTTGAAGTGATGAACATCATCGGGCAAGTGACCGGAAAGACGGCCATTTTGATCGATGACATTATCGACACAGCTGGCACGATTACGCTCGGGGCGAACGCCCTTGTCGAGCACGGGGCAAAAGAAGTGTACGCATGCTGTACCCATCCGGTGCTGTCCGGACCGGCGATTGAACGCATTCAAAATTCCAAAATCAAGGAACTTGTCGTCACCAATTCGATTGCCTTGCCAGAAGAGAAGAAAATTGATAAAATTGTAGAGCTGTCGGTGGCGCCGCTCATTGCCGAAGCGATTACGCGCGTGTATGAAATGAAATCTGTCAGCGTCCTGTTCGACTAA
- a CDS encoding RidA family protein, with protein sequence MRKVETKNAPQAIGPYSQGIIVNNMFYSSGQIPLTPEGEMVKGDIQAQTHQVFQNLKAVLEAAGASLETVVKTTVFIKNMDDFAAMNEVYSQYFPNHKPARSCVEVARLPKDALVEIEVVALIQ encoded by the coding sequence ATGAGAAAAGTGGAAACGAAAAACGCGCCGCAGGCGATTGGCCCGTATTCACAAGGGATCATCGTCAACAACATGTTTTACAGCTCAGGGCAAATTCCGCTCACTCCGGAAGGAGAAATGGTAAAAGGCGATATTCAAGCGCAGACGCATCAAGTGTTCCAAAACTTAAAAGCGGTGCTGGAGGCAGCTGGCGCTTCGCTCGAAACGGTCGTCAAAACAACGGTATTTATCAAAAATATGGATGATTTTGCCGCCATGAATGAAGTGTACAGCCAATACTTCCCGAACCATAAACCGGCACGCTCATGTGTGGAAGTGGCTCGGCTGCCGAAAGACGCCCTTGTTGAAATTGAAGTCGTTGCCCTTATACAATAA
- the pth gene encoding aminoacyl-tRNA hydrolase has translation MKLFVGLGNPGKEYEQTRHNIGFFVIDELAKRWNVSLKTAKFRGLFGTASVFGEKVALCKPLTYMNLSGECVRPLIDFYGIAVEDVVIIYDDLDLPPGKIRLRLKGSSGGHNGVKSLIHHLGTEQFKRIRIGIGRPTNGQPVADYVLSRFTEEERRAVAEAVARAADACEQAVTTPFVQVMNDFNE, from the coding sequence TTGAAGCTGTTTGTCGGGCTCGGGAATCCGGGCAAGGAGTATGAGCAAACGCGCCATAACATCGGCTTTTTCGTCATTGATGAGCTGGCCAAACGTTGGAACGTTTCGTTGAAAACCGCTAAATTCCGCGGCTTGTTCGGAACGGCGTCCGTTTTCGGCGAAAAAGTGGCATTATGCAAACCGTTGACATATATGAATTTATCAGGGGAATGTGTTCGCCCGCTCATCGACTTCTATGGCATTGCTGTCGAGGATGTTGTCATTATTTACGACGACCTCGATCTCCCGCCGGGAAAAATCCGCCTTCGCCTGAAAGGAAGCTCCGGCGGCCATAATGGTGTTAAGTCGCTCATCCATCATCTTGGCACCGAGCAGTTTAAGCGCATTCGCATCGGCATCGGCCGGCCAACGAACGGGCAACCGGTTGCGGATTACGTGCTCAGCCGCTTTACGGAAGAGGAGAGGCGAGCGGTGGCTGAAGCGGTGGCGCGGGCTGCCGATGCGTGCGAACAGGCGGTGACGACGCCGTTTGTCCAAGTGATGAATGACTTTAACGAGTGA
- the veg gene encoding biofilm formation stimulator Veg, with the protein MPKTLSDIKKTLDSNIGRRLTLRANGGRRKMIERCGILAETYPSVFVIELDQKQNSFERVSFSYADVLTETVKLTFWDDEQAGGQ; encoded by the coding sequence ATGCCAAAAACTTTATCCGATATTAAAAAAACGCTGGACTCTAATATCGGGAGACGTTTAACGCTGCGGGCCAACGGCGGACGCAGAAAAATGATTGAGCGTTGCGGCATTTTGGCGGAGACTTACCCATCGGTATTTGTCATTGAACTGGATCAAAAACAGAACTCGTTTGAACGCGTATCGTTCAGTTATGCCGACGTATTGACGGAAACCGTGAAGCTGACGTTTTGGGACGATGAGCAAGCAGGGGGGCAGTAG
- the purR gene encoding pur operon repressor → MKLRRSGRLVDMTHYLLERPHQLIPLTFFAERYESAKSSISEDLTIIKQTFEQQGIGTVRTLPGAAGGVQYIPKMAAEEAEEVIAYLCEQLSRPDRLLPGGYLYMTDILGDPRIMNKIGRLYASIFADRPVDVVMTIATNGIPLAYAIANFLYVPVVIVRHDNKVTEGPMVSINYVSGSSKRIQTMVLSKRSLAEGANVLIVDDFMKAGGTVNGMVSLLQEFNGNVSGIGVLVESEEAKERLVDEYISLVKLSAVDVKEKRIAVKEGNYKTFF, encoded by the coding sequence ATGAAGCTAAGGCGAAGCGGCCGTTTGGTTGATATGACGCACTATCTTCTTGAACGGCCACACCAGCTTATTCCGCTTACTTTTTTTGCGGAGCGGTATGAATCGGCCAAATCGTCGATCAGCGAAGATTTAACGATTATTAAGCAGACGTTTGAGCAACAAGGGATCGGAACGGTTCGGACGCTGCCCGGCGCAGCCGGGGGCGTGCAATACATTCCGAAAATGGCCGCCGAGGAAGCGGAGGAGGTTATCGCCTATTTGTGTGAGCAGTTGTCGCGCCCAGACCGGCTTCTTCCCGGCGGATATTTATATATGACGGACATTCTTGGCGACCCTCGTATTATGAATAAAATCGGCCGCCTTTATGCGTCCATTTTCGCCGACCGTCCGGTGGATGTGGTGATGACGATTGCCACCAACGGGATTCCGCTCGCGTATGCCATCGCCAACTTTTTATACGTACCGGTTGTGATCGTCCGCCACGACAATAAAGTGACGGAAGGGCCGATGGTGAGCATCAATTACGTGTCCGGTTCGTCCAAGCGCATCCAAACGATGGTCCTGTCCAAACGCAGTTTGGCCGAAGGAGCGAACGTGCTGATCGTCGACGATTTCATGAAAGCAGGCGGAACCGTCAACGGCATGGTCAGCCTGCTGCAGGAGTTTAACGGCAATGTCTCCGGCATCGGCGTGCTCGTCGAGTCTGAGGAGGCAAAAGAGCGGTTAGTTGACGAGTACATTTCACTCGTCAAGCTGTCGGCTGTTGACGTGAAAGAAAAGCGAATCGCGGTCAAGGAAGGCAATTATAAAACGTTTTTTTAG
- the ispE gene encoding 4-(cytidine 5'-diphospho)-2-C-methyl-D-erythritol kinase yields MRLSVKAPAKINLSLDVLYKRPDGYHEVKMVMTTIDLADRIELIPLPGEDAIRIVSQNRFVPDDCRNLAYQAAKLLKETFSIREGVAISITKHIPVAAGLAGGSSDAAATLRGLNKLWRLGLSVHELATLGAQIGSDVAFCVYGGTAVATGRGEIITPISSPPPCWVVLAKPPIGVSTAEVYRNLQLEHVSHPDVDVMVEAIERQDYAAICRSVGNVLEEVTLKKYPEVAHIKEQMRRFGADAVLMSGSGPTVFGLIEHDSRMQRVYNGLRGFCDQVFAVRLLGERHSLD; encoded by the coding sequence GTGAGGTTGTCAGTAAAAGCGCCAGCAAAAATTAACTTGTCACTCGACGTTCTTTATAAGCGTCCTGACGGTTACCATGAAGTGAAAATGGTGATGACGACGATCGATTTGGCTGACCGCATTGAGCTTATTCCGTTGCCTGGGGAGGATGCGATCCGCATTGTATCGCAAAACCGTTTCGTGCCGGACGATTGCCGCAATTTGGCGTACCAGGCGGCGAAACTTCTTAAAGAGACGTTTTCGATTCGCGAAGGGGTGGCGATTTCGATTACAAAGCATATCCCAGTGGCTGCTGGCCTAGCGGGGGGAAGCAGCGATGCGGCAGCGACGTTGCGAGGACTCAATAAGCTTTGGCGGCTCGGATTGAGCGTCCATGAACTCGCTACGCTCGGCGCGCAAATCGGCTCGGACGTTGCCTTTTGTGTGTATGGCGGAACAGCCGTGGCGACTGGACGCGGGGAGATCATCACCCCGATCTCGTCGCCGCCGCCGTGTTGGGTCGTGTTGGCCAAGCCCCCGATCGGCGTATCGACGGCGGAAGTGTACCGCAACTTGCAGCTTGAGCACGTCAGCCATCCGGATGTCGATGTGATGGTGGAGGCGATTGAGCGGCAAGATTATGCGGCCATTTGCCGGTCGGTCGGCAATGTGCTTGAAGAAGTGACGCTAAAAAAATATCCGGAAGTGGCACATATTAAAGAACAAATGAGGCGGTTTGGCGCTGACGCGGTATTGATGAGCGGCAGCGGACCGACAGTGTTTGGGCTGATCGAGCACGATTCAAGAATGCAGCGCGTATACAACGGACTGCGCGGCTTTTGCGACCAAGTGTTTGCCGTAAGACTATTAGGGGAGCGGCACTCCCTTGATTAA
- the mfd gene encoding transcription-repair coupling factor, which translates to MLSLHRYLAENQDVRTIIEGIHARLKEQLVAGLSGSARSVFISTLYKETGRPMLVVAHNLFQAQKIHDDLVSLLGPDDVFLYSVNEVIAAEMAIASPEMKAQRLEIMNHWAQGGKGIVVCPAAGLRRLLPPLSLWKRYLFTFSVGQELNLERDKQLFVEMGYKRVATVSAPGEFSIRGGIVDIYPLTAELPYRIELFDTEIESIRTFTPDDQRSHEQVERVMIGPADEIILDEEARRRGIERIEAGLAASLEKMKDDAAKQRMYEHIHAELEQLREGQEIEQQYKYMSLFYEKAASLLDYMPEDGVLLMDEMSRLQETAERLDREEAEWYTSLLDSEKMIHDVPISHSFSELLQKHRFQRVYLSLFLRHAPHTHPQNVVNITCKQMQNFHGQIALLQSEMERWKKANYAVVFLAPDDERVKKLQSLLEDYEIDALPLPREAALLHGKCQLLQGDLNTGFELPLQKLAVITEEELFKKRAKRPARRQKLSNAERIKSYAELQVGDYVVHVNHGIGKYLGIETLEINGVHKDYIHIQYQGGDTLYVPVDQMDQVQKYVGSEGKEPKIYKLGGTEWKKVKKKVESSVQDIAEDLIKLYAEREASKGYAFSPDTEMQREFEAAFPYQETEDQLRSIEEIKRDMESEKPMDRLLCGDVGYGKTEVALRAAFKAIMDGKQVAFLVPTTILAQQHYETVRERFQGFPINVGLLNRFRTKKQQAETIKGLKDGTIDMVIGTHRLLSKDVKFKDLGLLIIDEEQRFGVAHKEKIKQLKANIDVLTLTATPIPRTLHMSMIGVRDLSIIETPPENRFPVQTYVMEYTPELVKEAIERELARDGQVFFLYNHIEDIDLKAEEIAQLVPEARVTFAHGRMSEAELESTILAFLEGQYDVLVTTTIIETGVDIPNVNTLIVYDADRMGLSQLYQLRGRVGRSNRVAYAYFTYRKDKVLNETAEKRLQAIKEFTELGSGFKIAMRDLSIRGAGNILGAEQHGFIDSVGFDLYSQMLKEAIEKRRGLKREEERPDVVIDVEVDAYIPDAYISDGLQKIEMYKRFKAVETLEDVEALREEMADRFGDYPDEVAYLFQIAEIKALAKQLGVESIKQHKQQIDLLFTEQASKTVEIQRLSGIGRQHGRLFGFGMDGAKLKIVLYIKQMKPHEWLMILYETLKQLSGVENEKSIIA; encoded by the coding sequence GTGCTTTCGCTGCATCGCTATTTAGCTGAAAACCAAGATGTTCGCACGATCATTGAAGGAATCCATGCCCGCCTGAAAGAACAGCTTGTCGCCGGGCTGTCCGGGTCGGCTCGGTCTGTTTTTATCTCCACCCTTTATAAGGAGACGGGCCGGCCGATGTTAGTTGTGGCCCATAACTTGTTTCAGGCGCAAAAAATACATGACGATCTCGTTTCACTGCTTGGACCGGACGACGTGTTTCTTTATTCGGTCAACGAAGTGATCGCCGCCGAAATGGCGATCGCCAGTCCGGAGATGAAGGCGCAACGTCTCGAAATTATGAACCATTGGGCGCAGGGCGGAAAAGGGATCGTCGTCTGTCCGGCGGCTGGCTTGCGGCGCTTGCTGCCACCGCTGTCGCTTTGGAAACGTTACTTGTTCACGTTCTCGGTTGGACAAGAGCTCAATTTGGAACGCGATAAACAGCTGTTTGTCGAAATGGGATACAAGCGGGTCGCCACTGTTTCCGCTCCTGGGGAGTTCAGCATCCGCGGGGGGATCGTTGATATTTATCCGCTAACGGCGGAGCTGCCGTATCGGATTGAGCTGTTTGATACAGAAATTGAATCGATTCGAACGTTCACCCCTGATGATCAGCGTTCGCATGAGCAGGTGGAACGTGTAATGATTGGGCCAGCTGACGAAATCATTCTTGATGAGGAGGCGCGGCGACGGGGAATCGAGCGGATCGAGGCTGGGCTTGCGGCCAGCTTAGAAAAAATGAAAGATGACGCCGCCAAGCAGCGGATGTACGAGCATATCCACGCTGAGCTAGAACAGCTGCGCGAGGGGCAGGAAATCGAGCAACAGTATAAATATATGTCTCTTTTTTATGAAAAAGCTGCGAGTTTACTAGATTACATGCCGGAAGACGGCGTGCTGCTGATGGATGAAATGAGCCGGTTGCAGGAGACGGCTGAGCGGCTGGATCGCGAAGAGGCGGAATGGTATACAAGCTTGCTTGACAGCGAAAAAATGATTCATGATGTACCGATTTCGCATTCATTTTCTGAATTGTTGCAAAAGCATCGATTCCAACGGGTGTACTTATCCTTATTTTTGCGTCATGCACCGCATACCCATCCGCAAAATGTCGTCAATATTACATGCAAGCAAATGCAAAACTTTCATGGCCAAATAGCGCTTCTTCAGTCTGAGATGGAGCGGTGGAAAAAGGCGAACTATGCGGTCGTCTTTTTGGCGCCGGATGACGAGCGGGTGAAAAAGCTGCAGTCGCTGCTTGAAGATTACGAGATCGATGCGCTGCCGCTGCCGCGCGAAGCGGCGCTGTTGCACGGCAAATGCCAGCTCCTTCAAGGCGATTTAAACACAGGGTTTGAACTGCCGCTGCAAAAACTGGCCGTCATCACTGAGGAAGAACTGTTCAAAAAGCGGGCCAAACGCCCAGCGCGTCGGCAAAAGCTATCTAACGCCGAGCGGATCAAAAGCTATGCCGAACTGCAAGTCGGCGACTATGTCGTCCATGTCAACCACGGCATCGGGAAATATTTAGGCATCGAGACGTTAGAAATCAACGGAGTGCATAAGGATTATATTCATATCCAATACCAAGGCGGCGATACGCTGTACGTCCCGGTCGATCAAATGGATCAAGTGCAGAAGTACGTCGGTTCGGAAGGAAAAGAGCCGAAAATTTATAAGCTCGGCGGTACGGAATGGAAAAAAGTCAAAAAGAAAGTGGAGTCGTCTGTCCAAGACATTGCAGAAGATTTAATCAAGCTGTACGCTGAGCGCGAGGCAAGCAAAGGATATGCGTTTTCCCCGGATACAGAAATGCAGCGCGAATTTGAGGCGGCGTTTCCATATCAAGAGACGGAAGACCAGCTCCGTTCAATTGAGGAAATTAAGCGCGATATGGAAAGCGAGAAACCGATGGACCGCCTCCTTTGTGGCGACGTTGGCTATGGGAAAACAGAAGTGGCGCTGCGGGCGGCGTTTAAAGCGATTATGGACGGCAAACAAGTCGCCTTCCTCGTGCCGACGACGATTTTGGCCCAGCAACATTACGAAACTGTCCGCGAACGGTTTCAAGGGTTTCCGATTAACGTCGGGCTGTTAAATCGGTTTCGGACGAAAAAACAGCAGGCGGAGACAATTAAAGGGTTAAAAGACGGCACGATCGACATGGTGATCGGCACGCACCGGCTGTTGTCCAAAGACGTGAAGTTTAAAGATTTAGGCTTGCTCATTATCGACGAGGAACAGCGGTTTGGTGTGGCGCATAAAGAAAAAATTAAGCAGCTGAAGGCGAATATCGACGTGCTCACACTCACGGCGACGCCGATCCCACGCACGCTCCATATGTCGATGATCGGGGTGCGCGATTTGTCGATCATCGAGACACCGCCGGAAAACCGCTTCCCGGTCCAGACGTACGTTATGGAATACACGCCTGAACTTGTGAAAGAAGCCATTGAGCGGGAGCTCGCCCGCGATGGGCAAGTCTTTTTCCTTTATAACCATATTGAAGATATCGACTTGAAAGCGGAAGAAATCGCCCAGCTTGTCCCAGAAGCGCGCGTGACGTTTGCGCACGGGCGGATGTCGGAAGCTGAGCTCGAATCGACGATTTTAGCCTTTCTGGAAGGGCAATATGACGTGCTTGTTACAACGACGATTATTGAGACGGGCGTCGATATTCCGAACGTCAATACGCTCATCGTATACGACGCCGACCGGATGGGGCTTTCGCAGCTGTACCAGCTGCGCGGGCGCGTCGGCCGTTCAAACCGTGTCGCTTATGCGTACTTCACGTACCGGAAAGACAAGGTGCTGAACGAGACAGCGGAAAAACGGCTGCAAGCTATTAAAGAGTTCACCGAGCTTGGCTCCGGGTTTAAAATTGCCATGCGCGATTTGTCGATCCGCGGCGCCGGCAATATTCTCGGCGCTGAACAGCACGGCTTTATCGATTCGGTCGGATTTGATTTATACTCGCAAATGCTGAAAGAGGCGATTGAAAAACGGCGCGGCCTCAAACGGGAAGAGGAGCGCCCGGATGTTGTCATCGATGTGGAAGTCGATGCCTATATTCCAGATGCGTACATTTCCGATGGATTGCAAAAGATCGAGATGTACAAGCGGTTTAAGGCGGTTGAGACGCTCGAGGATGTCGAGGCGCTGCGCGAGGAGATGGCCGACCGCTTCGGTGATTATCCGGATGAGGTGGCTTATTTGTTCCAAATTGCGGAAATTAAAGCGTTGGCGAAGCAGCTCGGTGTCGAATCGATTAAGCAGCACAAGCAGCAAATCGATCTTTTATTTACCGAACAGGCGTCGAAAACGGTGGAAATCCAGCGCCTATCCGGCATCGGCCGCCAGCATGGCCGCCTGTTCGGATTTGGCATGGATGGGGCGAAGCTGAAAATCGTCCTTTATATTAAGCAAATGAAACCGCACGAATGGCTGATGATCTTGTATGAAACATTAAAGCAGCTGTCCGGGGTGGAAAACGAAAAATCGATTATCGCGTAA
- the spoVG gene encoding septation regulator SpoVG translates to MEVTDVRLRRVNTEGRMKAIASITLDNEFVVHDIRVIDGNNGLFVAMPSKRTPDGEFRDIAHPINSATRGKIQEAILAEYHRLGKLEEELEEAGAS, encoded by the coding sequence ATGGAAGTGACAGACGTAAGATTACGCCGCGTCAATACCGAAGGACGGATGAAAGCGATCGCCTCCATTACGTTGGACAACGAATTCGTTGTCCATGACATCCGCGTCATTGACGGGAACAACGGGCTGTTTGTTGCGATGCCGAGCAAGCGTACACCAGACGGGGAGTTCCGCGATATCGCGCATCCGATCAATTCCGCTACGCGCGGAAAAATCCAAGAGGCGATCTTAGCTGAGTACCACCGCCTCGGGAAGTTGGAAGAAGAACTTGAAGAAGCTGGCGCTTCGTAA
- a CDS encoding anti-sigma-F factor Fin family protein → MALHYYCRHCGAKVGTIDRVSIYSEKLGFHHLTEEERLDMISYEPNGDIHVKTICEDCQEALVRNPEWHQYEKFIH, encoded by the coding sequence ATGGCGTTGCACTACTATTGCCGTCATTGTGGCGCAAAGGTTGGCACGATTGACCGCGTATCGATCTATAGCGAAAAACTAGGATTCCACCATTTGACGGAAGAGGAACGTCTTGACATGATTTCGTACGAACCGAACGGCGACATTCATGTGAAAACGATTTGCGAAGACTGCCAAGAGGCATTGGTGCGAAATCCGGAATGGCATCAATATGAAAAATTTATTCACTAG